The proteins below come from a single Lepidochelys kempii isolate rLepKem1 chromosome 20, rLepKem1.hap2, whole genome shotgun sequence genomic window:
- the TSPAN31 gene encoding tetraspanin-31 isoform X2, whose protein sequence is MLFFYMVILGLVFLFQLGVSCSCLALNTSREESLFRATWDMLSNKTRNEIEVNLNCCGLLNNTNDPVAIKTFQMDYNHCTAMCKDNTTKGHVPSCPKCGETMLKHSDEALKILGGVGLFFSFTEILGVLLAMRYRNQKDPRANPSAFL, encoded by the exons TACATGGTCATTCTGGGGCTCGTCTTTCTCTTCCAGTTGGGAGTCTCCTGTTCGTGTCTGGCCCTTAACACAAGCAGAGAG GAGAGTCTCTTCCGCGCTACCTGGGACATGCTGAGCAACAAGACCCGCAACGAGATCGAGGTGAATCTGAACTGCTGCGGGCTGCTAAACAACACCAACGACCCAGTTGCCATCAAGACGTTCCAGATGGACTACAACCACTGCACAGCC ATGTGTAAGGACAATACGACCAAGGGCCACGTGCCCAGCTGTCCCAAGTGCGGGGAGACGATGCTGAAGCATTCGGATGAGGCCCTGAAAATCCTCGGGGGAGTCGGACTCTTCTTCAGCTTCACGGAG ATCCTCGGAGTCCTGCTAGCCATGCGCTACAGAAACCAGAAAGACCCCAGAGCAAATCCCAGTGCCTTCTTATAG
- the CDK4 gene encoding cyclin-dependent kinase 4 isoform X2 has translation MAKEMRAQYEPVAEIGVGAYGTVYKARDLQSGKFVALKNVRVQTNENGLPLSTVREVALLKRLEHFDHPNVVRLMDVCATTRTERETKVTLVFEHVDQDLKTYLDKAPAPGLPVEKIKDLMRQFLSGLDFLHSNCIVHRDLKPENILVTSGGQVKLADFGLARIYSCQMALTPVVVTLWYRAPEVLLQSTYATPVDMWSVGCIFAEMFRRKPLFCGNSEADQLGKIFDMIGLPAEDDWPLDVALPHCAFTARSPQPVEMFVPEMEKLGAQLLLEMLTFNPYQRISAFNALHHLYLQDKSLVEG, from the exons ATGGCGAAGGAGATGCGGGCGCAGTACGAGCCGGTGGCGGAGATCGGCGTCGGCGCCTACGGCACCGTCTACAAGGCCCGGGACCTGCAGAGCGGCAAGTTCGTGGCCCTCAAGAACGTGCGCGTCCAGACCAACGAGAACGGGCTGCCGCTCTCCACCGTGCGCGAAGTGGCGTTGCTCAAGCGCTTGGAGCATTTTGACCACCCCAACGTCGTccg GTTGATGGACGTCTGTGCCACCACCCGGACGGAGCGCGAGACCAAGGTGACCCTGGTGTTTGAGCACGTGGATCAGGACCTGAAGACGTATCTGGACAAGGCGCCGGCCCCAGGCTTGCCAGTGGAGAAGATAAAG GACCTGATGCGCCAGTTCCTGAGTGGCCTGGACTTCCTGCACTCGAATTGCATCGTGCACCGTGACCTGAAGCCGGAGAACATCCTGGTGACCAGCGGTGGGCAAGTGAAGCTGGCGGACTTCGGCCTGGCCCGGATCTACAGCTGCCAGATGGCCCTGACCCCTGTG GTGGTTACCTTGTGGTACCGCGCCCCGGAAGTGCTGCTCCAGTCGACCTACGCCACCCCCGTGGACATGTGGAGCGTCGGCTGCATCTTTGCCGAGATGTTCCGGCGGAA GCCCCTCTTCTGTGGCAACTCAGAAGCCGACCAGCTGGGCAAGATTTTTGA CATGATCGGGCTCCCGGCAGAGGACGACTGGCCCCTAGACGTGGCCCTGCCGCACTGCGCCTTCACGGCACGCTCCCCGCAGCCCGTGGAGATGTTTGTGCCAGAGATGGAGAAGCTGGGGGCGCAGCTTCTCTTG GAGATGCTGACCTTTAACCCCTACCAGCGGATCTCGGCCTTCAACGCACTGCATCACCTTTACCTCCAGGACAAGAGCCTGGTGGAGGGGTAA
- the CDK4 gene encoding cyclin-dependent kinase 4 isoform X1, whose protein sequence is MVRAGVGAGLAGAGVGPGWGEPSALSLASHRTGAALCPARPEQGFGAEMASRRGARMAKEMRAQYEPVAEIGVGAYGTVYKARDLQSGKFVALKNVRVQTNENGLPLSTVREVALLKRLEHFDHPNVVRLMDVCATTRTERETKVTLVFEHVDQDLKTYLDKAPAPGLPVEKIKDLMRQFLSGLDFLHSNCIVHRDLKPENILVTSGGQVKLADFGLARIYSCQMALTPVVVTLWYRAPEVLLQSTYATPVDMWSVGCIFAEMFRRKPLFCGNSEADQLGKIFDMIGLPAEDDWPLDVALPHCAFTARSPQPVEMFVPEMEKLGAQLLLEMLTFNPYQRISAFNALHHLYLQDKSLVEG, encoded by the exons atGGTGCgggccggggtgggggcagggctggccggGGCCGGTGTGGGGCCGGGGTGGGGCGAGCCCTCGGCCCTGAGTCTCGCCAGCCACCGGACCGGGGCCGCCCTCTGCCCGGCGCGGCCGGAGCAGGGCTTCGGCGCTGAAATGGCCAG CCGGCGCGGTGCCAGGATGGCGAAGGAGATGCGGGCGCAGTACGAGCCGGTGGCGGAGATCGGCGTCGGCGCCTACGGCACCGTCTACAAGGCCCGGGACCTGCAGAGCGGCAAGTTCGTGGCCCTCAAGAACGTGCGCGTCCAGACCAACGAGAACGGGCTGCCGCTCTCCACCGTGCGCGAAGTGGCGTTGCTCAAGCGCTTGGAGCATTTTGACCACCCCAACGTCGTccg GTTGATGGACGTCTGTGCCACCACCCGGACGGAGCGCGAGACCAAGGTGACCCTGGTGTTTGAGCACGTGGATCAGGACCTGAAGACGTATCTGGACAAGGCGCCGGCCCCAGGCTTGCCAGTGGAGAAGATAAAG GACCTGATGCGCCAGTTCCTGAGTGGCCTGGACTTCCTGCACTCGAATTGCATCGTGCACCGTGACCTGAAGCCGGAGAACATCCTGGTGACCAGCGGTGGGCAAGTGAAGCTGGCGGACTTCGGCCTGGCCCGGATCTACAGCTGCCAGATGGCCCTGACCCCTGTG GTGGTTACCTTGTGGTACCGCGCCCCGGAAGTGCTGCTCCAGTCGACCTACGCCACCCCCGTGGACATGTGGAGCGTCGGCTGCATCTTTGCCGAGATGTTCCGGCGGAA GCCCCTCTTCTGTGGCAACTCAGAAGCCGACCAGCTGGGCAAGATTTTTGA CATGATCGGGCTCCCGGCAGAGGACGACTGGCCCCTAGACGTGGCCCTGCCGCACTGCGCCTTCACGGCACGCTCCCCGCAGCCCGTGGAGATGTTTGTGCCAGAGATGGAGAAGCTGGGGGCGCAGCTTCTCTTG GAGATGCTGACCTTTAACCCCTACCAGCGGATCTCGGCCTTCAACGCACTGCATCACCTTTACCTCCAGGACAAGAGCCTGGTGGAGGGGTAA